A window from Kovacikia minuta CCNUW1 encodes these proteins:
- a CDS encoding Uma2 family endonuclease, protein MSLAKDSKPLEDTLQEDWEVIFPPGDLLSDEPPLETERHLRQLVLLIQCLEWWWRDRQDFYAFGNLTIYYSPRQRKSENFRGPDFFVVLGTERKPRKSWVVWQEDGKYPNVIVEVLSSTTAATDRGLKKQIYQDIFRTPDYFWFEPNTLEFKGFHLVDGQYEELQPDEHGWLWSRQLQLYLGIHDSVLRLFTPGGELIPTPEEVAVQADQRAEQEWQRAEQEQQRAEQERQRAEQERQRAERLTEKLRELGVDPSDL, encoded by the coding sequence ATGTCTCTCGCAAAAGATTCAAAGCCATTAGAAGATACCCTACAGGAAGATTGGGAGGTTATTTTTCCTCCAGGTGACTTACTGAGTGATGAACCACCCTTGGAAACTGAACGGCATCTGCGGCAACTAGTACTTTTGATTCAATGTCTGGAATGGTGGTGGCGTGATAGGCAAGACTTTTACGCTTTTGGCAATCTCACCATTTATTACAGTCCCCGCCAGCGCAAGTCTGAAAACTTTCGAGGCCCAGACTTTTTCGTGGTATTGGGAACGGAACGGAAACCCCGGAAAAGTTGGGTGGTATGGCAGGAGGATGGGAAGTATCCCAATGTGATTGTGGAGGTTCTGTCTTCCACCACGGCAGCCACCGATCGGGGGCTAAAGAAACAAATTTATCAAGACATTTTTCGCACTCCAGATTATTTCTGGTTTGAACCCAATACCCTGGAGTTTAAGGGATTTCATCTGGTCGATGGTCAGTACGAAGAACTTCAGCCCGACGAGCATGGGTGGCTGTGGAGCCGTCAACTCCAGCTTTACCTCGGCATTCATGACTCCGTGTTGCGGCTGTTTACGCCCGGTGGCGAGCTAATTCCTACCCCAGAGGAAGTTGCAGTACAAGCTGATCAACGCGCCGAGCAGGAATGGCAACGCGCCGAGCAGGAACAGCAACGCGCCGAGCAGGAACGGCAACGCGCCGAGCAGGAACGGCAACGCGCAGAACGCCTGACAGAAAAGCTGCGAGAGCTGGGAGTCGATCCATCGGATTTGTAA
- the uraD gene encoding 2-oxo-4-hydroxy-4-carboxy-5-ureidoimidazoline decarboxylase, with protein MPYSIAELNQLDRDAFVAALGAVFEDMPAIAHQAWEKRPFADVNQLHQAMVHGVRAMSQESQLALIQAHPDLGSKAKMAAASVQEQAGVGLDRLTTEEFERFQRLNQTYKGKFGFPFIIAVKNHTKTSILEAFDRRLQNDIETEITQALAEIAQIAHFRLMDRVEP; from the coding sequence ATGCCTTACTCGATCGCCGAACTGAATCAACTGGATCGGGACGCCTTTGTTGCCGCCCTGGGGGCAGTATTTGAGGATATGCCTGCGATCGCCCATCAGGCATGGGAAAAGCGTCCATTTGCCGATGTCAATCAGCTCCATCAGGCAATGGTGCATGGTGTTAGGGCAATGAGCCAGGAATCGCAACTGGCATTGATCCAGGCGCATCCAGACCTGGGCAGTAAGGCAAAAATGGCAGCAGCATCGGTGCAAGAACAGGCAGGAGTCGGGTTAGATCGCCTGACAACCGAGGAGTTTGAGCGCTTTCAACGGCTCAATCAGACTTACAAAGGCAAATTTGGGTTTCCGTTTATCATTGCAGTCAAAAATCACACAAAAACGAGCATTCTGGAAGCGTTCGATCGACGATTGCAAAACGATATTGAAACAGAAATCACCCAAGCCCTCGCAGAAATTGCGCAAATTGCCCATTTCCGCCTGATGGATCGGGTCGAGCCTTGA
- a CDS encoding DUF6888 family protein: MPTHKQLETSVFLCQLLSNLYQPIQVFRFDQKLKTLYIQAGREDEIALVIDEDGTWEFVL, translated from the coding sequence TTGCCAACCCATAAGCAACTAGAAACGTCAGTATTTCTCTGTCAGTTGCTCTCCAATCTGTACCAGCCGATTCAAGTTTTTCGCTTCGACCAAAAGCTTAAGACGCTTTACATCCAGGCTGGAAGGGAAGATGAGATAGCGCTTGTAATTGATGAAGATGGAACTTGGGAGTTTGTTCTATGA
- a CDS encoding DUF6887 family protein: MTSDLSQMTNTELKQYISEHRNDEAAFRAALEVLMSRRNPANLQPYPFDLANPESEVEAILKAKFNQD, encoded by the coding sequence ATGACATCCGATTTGTCTCAGATGACGAATACTGAGTTAAAGCAGTATATTTCTGAACATCGAAATGATGAAGCAGCTTTTCGAGCCGCTTTGGAAGTATTAATGAGCCGCCGTAACCCCGCCAATCTTCAACCCTATCCTTTTGATCTGGCAAATCCTGAGAGCGAAGTTGAAGCCATTTTAAAGGCGAAGTTCAACCAGGACTAG